DNA from Chitinophaga pendula:
CCGCTTCCGGTACGAACATCATCACATAGATACCCAGTCAGAAAAAGTAGTACTCGAAGTCGATGCACAACGCGAAACGTGCTGCCACACCGGTGGCTCCCTAGCATTCGATCCTACCGGATTGCTCTACCTGTCCACAGGAGATAATACATCCCCCTTCGATGAGCCAGCACAGACATACGGCAACTGCGGCTTCACCCCCCTCGACGACCGCCCCGGCCATACCTTGTATGACGCCCGCCGCACCGCCGCCAATACCAACGACCTGCGGGGTAAGATCCTCCGCATAAAAATAAATGCCGATGGTAGCTATGCCATCCCCGAAGGAAACCTGTACGCACCGGGTACCCCTCACACCCGTCCGGAGATCTACGTCATGGGCAACAGAAATCCGTACCGCATCGCCGTAGACCGTAAAACAAACTTCCTGTACTGGGGCGATGTAGGACCGGATGCCAACAATGATCATCCCAAACGGGGGCCAATGGGATACGACGAGATCAACCAGGCCAAAGGACCGGGGAATTACGGCTACCCCATGTTCATAGGCAATAACTACGCCTACCGGGAATACAATTACGCAACAGGAGAAAGCGGCCCGTCATTTAATCCCCTCAAACCCATAAATAATTCAAGGAACAATACCGGCCTGAAAGAACTGCCCGCCGCCCACTCCGCATTCATCTGGTATCCATATGCCAGGTCCACCGACTTCCCACAGCTGGGCAGCGGTGGCCGTAATGCCATGGCAGGTCCCGTATACTATCCGGAATACTACCCGGCAGCGTCCCGCTATCCGGACTATTACAGTGGCAAACTATTCGTCTATGACTGGGTACGTGGCTGGATAAAAGCAGTAACCATGGACAAGAATAGCAACTATCTCAAAATGGAACCCTTCATGGAACATACCTGCTTCAATAGCCCGATAGATATGGAATTGGGACCGGATGGCAGGATATATCTCCTCGAGTATGGTAGCGGATGGTTTAGCAAGAACCCCAATGCCTGCCTTTCCCGACTGGATTACAACAGTGGTAATCGCGCTCCTATGGTAGAGATAAAGACCGATAAGCTCACCGGCGGCCTGCCGTTCACCGCCACGTTTAAAGCCATTGCCAACGACCCCGATGGCGACCCGCTAAAGTATCGCTGGCAGCTAGGGAACGGTCGTATCATAGAGACCAATACCCCCGAATTTACCTTCACCTGCAAAACAGCGGGTGAATACCAGGTATCCGTCGCCGTTATCGACGACAAAGGTGCCCATAATTGCAGCAATGTACTGACCCTATACGCCGGCAATGAAACCCCGCAGGTCAGCATCCGGTTACAGGGCAATAAAATGTTCTACTTCCCGGACAAACGTATACACTATGCCGTGACGGTAAGTGATAAAGAAGATGGGAGCTCCGCAGCAGGCAACCTGGATATGTCCAATAGCTATATCAAGGCAGAATACGTAGGCGGATTGGATAAAGCGGCTATCCCACAGCGACACGAGATCATCTCCGACGCTATCGCTGGCAAAAATATCATGGAGTCCTACGATTGCAGGTCCTGCCACAAACAGGAAGAAAAATCCGTCGGCCCCTCATTCCTGCAGATCGCCAAACGGTATAAAAAAGACCCGAAAGCAATAAAATATCTCGCTGGTAAGATCCTCCACGGCGCCGGCGGTACATGGGGCGAAAATACCATGGCCGCTTATACCGCCCTTTCCGAAACAGAGGCTTATAATATCATACACTATATCTTCTCCCTGATGCAAACCGCCCAGCGGCAACCATCATTGCCGCTCTCCGGCGAGATCGATCCCACCCTCGGACAGCCCATCAAAAATAACGGTGTGTTCTACCTGCTGGCTAGCTACACCGATAAAGGAGGACCCGGTATCAAACCCATCACCAGCAACGCCTCCGTGCAGCTGATAAATGCCAGGATACCAGCAGAAAGTTTCGATAAGGCAGATGGCGCCTCCGCCATGGAAGTGGATGGCGTCAAATATGTCATCCCTACCGCACAAGGATGGGTCATGTACAAAGATCTCGATCTTACCGACGTAAATGGTATCAGCCTCATCTACTACATACTGGACGTATTGCAGTACGGCTATATAGTAGAAGCCCGCCTCGACCACCCGGAAGGTACCAAACTGGGAGAAGTGCTGATCGGTCCGGATGCCAGACCCCAGGCCGCAAACATTAAAACCATCACCTTCCCCCTACGCAGTGATCGCAG
Protein-coding regions in this window:
- a CDS encoding ThuA domain-containing protein, which produces MNRLVTIILLLVISTVVSSCEKCRPGKPKVLIFAHYKDQHQAVIPAAINAIQEMGIEYGFEVDTTRDASLFDEDTLTRYAAVIFLNTSGNLLDHTQKADFERYIQAGGGYVGIHAAASTAYDWDWYGQLLGAYVDEYPAPLDKASLKVHCNVLRNEYNLPRTWEHNDEWYNFTNLSKDIRVAICADEKTYQGGVMGAEHPVCWCHEFNGGRAFYTALGHTEESYTETYFLQHLLYGIRYAIGKNIQPDYKHATTPRVPAENRFTKTTLSAGQLFEPTEMAILPDRSVLITQRRGEIMYFDNKTQKISQVGFLKVYYKSDKPDAVSDEGVLGITADPAFEKNHYVYIYYSPADVSVNRLSRFRYEHHHIDTQSEKVVLEVDAQRETCCHTGGSLAFDPTGLLYLSTGDNTSPFDEPAQTYGNCGFTPLDDRPGHTLYDARRTAANTNDLRGKILRIKINADGSYAIPEGNLYAPGTPHTRPEIYVMGNRNPYRIAVDRKTNFLYWGDVGPDANNDHPKRGPMGYDEINQAKGPGNYGYPMFIGNNYAYREYNYATGESGPSFNPLKPINNSRNNTGLKELPAAHSAFIWYPYARSTDFPQLGSGGRNAMAGPVYYPEYYPAASRYPDYYSGKLFVYDWVRGWIKAVTMDKNSNYLKMEPFMEHTCFNSPIDMELGPDGRIYLLEYGSGWFSKNPNACLSRLDYNSGNRAPMVEIKTDKLTGGLPFTATFKAIANDPDGDPLKYRWQLGNGRIIETNTPEFTFTCKTAGEYQVSVAVIDDKGAHNCSNVLTLYAGNETPQVSIRLQGNKMFYFPDKRIHYAVTVSDKEDGSSAAGNLDMSNSYIKAEYVGGLDKAAIPQRHEIISDAIAGKNIMESYDCRSCHKQEEKSVGPSFLQIAKRYKKDPKAIKYLAGKILHGAGGTWGENTMAAYTALSETEAYNIIHYIFSLMQTAQRQPSLPLSGEIDPTLGQPIKNNGVFYLLASYTDKGGPGIKPITSNASVQLINARIPAESFDKADGASAMEVDGVKYVIPTAQGWVMYKDLDLTDVNGISLIYYILDVLQYGYIVEARLDHPEGTKLGEVLIGPDARPQAANIKTITFPLRSDRRLHSLYLRIHAANPNEIYPLGLKYVQLLTP